In Deltaproteobacteria bacterium, a single genomic region encodes these proteins:
- a CDS encoding NACHT domain-containing protein, with amino-acid sequence MKRTAELRRHTRGRSGGRAGGSGYDYQDLYVALHLAELLMGARDPLVEVLWEKKALDPGDPTGRAEAVHVDDLILARQSGSWTYVQLKETAPRGGWSVRKFVQSGIADQFWRQWTTRPLEQRNRVTVLLATNGDVASLRDLIDVAQRARTPAELVSEEGAALTAPSVALIADALSLPATSIELLSYLKAIDVVQLPSAVDLDAWITQRLVAFGEKAPAITDRLVRLIAESKHSGASARSSYTRQTLIDRLLKDGLAADDLISAGVVRAAPVTSAAAWVSHRAEIVKQFRRFRLYGLNIAKPVYADLLTLFVAPLLARAGRGEDAGKYQRRDLDDRPTLADRVLREGRDDDFHWERGRPGVVELAAALNEHGRIGFVAGPGTGKTTTLKWLALVSALDDDEGRQCRIDIGLPPEPLIPLYVSFRQFARRVRARELGGVQGRVGLVSDFIAAQLESGLAGAPSSREKALQIAQSLLESDRTLLLFDGLDEVSDDTMRDTLFTAVTDLIETYKAPRVIIASRPAGIRRFRPHANLALFEPLPLGRERRALFARQWYRAVRVEGDTFLTETEIASKSADLARDAEALVDLTSNPLLLSILALIHFNRGGLPVDRATLYDHATVAMLGHWERDVAGRDLGDDAIPRDWAQVLQLNADQIRLVVERLAWRLHEKGVAEVSTEAVEETLAHAFKELARRASHPPSDRAAVMVRLLVDRSGLLLERDPGVLSFAHLSFRDYLAACDRVRSDEAGLRQLVAFSSDDAHDELLRFALGIIYLEKADGVERARTLLSHLGEVAPTLAVSCLLDAPDIAMDGATINRLAHGVWIEADRGHHRPGVAARLLRVLFLRSADPDRLLVALLARGEHDRHRMGSDLAFRLLLERPDGPLAPELAWLLRRVAVLPQATHRHREPFAPFSVQGVARLLLAEAGSGSPADNVEALATLLGRHHWAGDASDDERTADKRAKHVLLNALRSGDGASVGARLESLLTTKGSGFDRTAVARLMMEARAPATPLVIDVLVNALDEAPERDAVSEGLSTWMADPGSDSVVRYGLEKGFHNGNQAVRRACARLLGRVDLPLPPEASRSGNDEEEKQRVGEILRLLDDAGTQGEALTLLEDELWDENLPVAWQAALALATAGRFETPGLAHALVRVGFAWDLRQRIAVQYVRQMLRDPRSARATRAAILESLESSHSGTAATSAFLLLETEGVDLGTNLPHILQAALRETARLDDTIPHLQRLLRSDNAEETAAVLTSYLSSTTNLDSAVAGRLAILLADEGASGSWTLARELVLHGAGTESTRPQANVHLRTMLDDHSVSSEVRRALSEGLKSSDSRVAWNAARLLCERESFFEEHLPDVLVRAGLGHHERTERTAAHQWLCKMLARPRLAKRTRKALQDGIEDALNRGRQYGKNYELAWEAASCLVSATVMEADNLPEAVIVGGFAELTRHEHVMALLRKLCAAKPELAADIEETLRESLRAEDTTVRWGAATAILEIFPETVSESARLVIERREHRHDESDDDEDASKKSEAFLASLTRVLLQQSRENAAAHRHLERLLASTDDGPAIRLGLITLLEQKDRDDADCDAVALGAAECLVKIDRYETKHIATAVVKGPLGRDPLHVDAARLLDTLRANPSTAGLVADALGTALWSDDGRVAGAAAEYLVRRGESDFPGVARGLVRARADHHRRRWDPEAHVQAFLRDSRMRQSVLDALGAAVFDDDEETSYDTARLLLGAGGRLSDRILDVLDRKARVDAPLGPLALLATTGQVDNARRLAEGRGMRDLVAVLGRESV; translated from the coding sequence GCTCCGGGACCTTATCGACGTCGCGCAGCGGGCACGCACACCGGCCGAACTCGTGAGCGAGGAAGGTGCGGCGCTCACGGCACCGAGTGTGGCCCTCATCGCTGACGCGCTCTCGCTCCCGGCCACGAGTATTGAGCTCCTCTCGTACTTGAAAGCGATCGATGTGGTGCAGTTGCCGAGCGCCGTCGACCTCGATGCCTGGATTACGCAGCGACTCGTGGCGTTCGGCGAGAAGGCACCCGCGATCACGGATCGCCTCGTCCGCCTCATCGCAGAGAGTAAGCACAGCGGCGCGTCCGCGAGATCCTCATACACGCGACAGACGCTCATCGACCGCCTCCTCAAAGACGGCCTTGCCGCCGACGATCTCATTTCCGCCGGTGTCGTTCGCGCCGCGCCGGTGACGTCGGCGGCAGCGTGGGTGAGTCATCGCGCGGAGATCGTTAAGCAGTTCCGGCGCTTTCGACTCTACGGCCTCAATATCGCGAAGCCTGTCTACGCGGACCTTCTGACGCTCTTCGTGGCACCCCTCCTGGCGCGCGCTGGTCGAGGCGAAGATGCGGGCAAATATCAGCGTCGTGACCTAGATGACCGACCCACGCTTGCGGATCGCGTTTTGCGTGAGGGGCGCGACGACGACTTTCACTGGGAGAGAGGCAGACCCGGCGTCGTGGAGCTTGCGGCAGCTCTCAACGAACACGGCCGGATCGGGTTTGTTGCCGGACCAGGTACCGGGAAGACGACAACACTCAAGTGGCTCGCGCTCGTGAGTGCGCTCGACGACGATGAGGGTCGGCAATGCCGCATCGACATTGGCTTACCACCAGAGCCCCTTATCCCGCTTTACGTGTCATTCAGGCAGTTTGCCCGGCGCGTGCGCGCGAGGGAACTCGGGGGTGTTCAGGGCCGCGTCGGTCTCGTCTCTGATTTCATCGCGGCGCAGCTAGAATCGGGGCTCGCGGGCGCACCATCGTCCCGCGAAAAGGCGCTCCAGATCGCGCAGTCGCTCCTCGAATCAGACCGAACACTCCTCCTGTTCGACGGGCTAGATGAGGTCTCGGACGACACAATGCGCGACACCCTATTCACGGCGGTTACAGATCTTATCGAGACCTACAAGGCGCCGCGTGTGATTATTGCGTCCCGACCGGCAGGGATCCGCCGCTTCCGACCACACGCCAATCTCGCGCTCTTCGAGCCTCTGCCACTCGGTCGCGAGCGGCGTGCCCTCTTTGCGCGCCAGTGGTACAGAGCGGTTCGTGTTGAGGGAGACACGTTCCTCACTGAGACCGAGATTGCGTCGAAGAGCGCCGATCTCGCCCGCGACGCCGAGGCGCTTGTTGACCTGACGTCGAACCCCCTGCTGCTCTCGATCCTCGCACTCATTCACTTCAACCGCGGCGGTCTTCCCGTTGATCGCGCGACGCTCTACGACCACGCCACCGTCGCGATGCTCGGGCACTGGGAACGTGACGTAGCAGGACGAGATCTTGGCGACGATGCGATCCCGCGCGATTGGGCACAGGTGCTTCAACTCAACGCCGACCAGATCCGTCTTGTCGTCGAGCGACTTGCATGGCGTCTCCACGAGAAGGGAGTCGCCGAAGTCTCGACCGAGGCGGTGGAAGAAACGCTGGCCCACGCGTTCAAGGAGTTGGCGCGGCGGGCATCGCACCCACCGAGCGATCGGGCGGCCGTGATGGTGCGACTCCTTGTTGACCGATCCGGCCTCCTTCTGGAACGGGATCCCGGTGTCCTTAGCTTCGCACACTTAAGCTTTCGCGACTACCTGGCAGCGTGCGACCGCGTGCGCTCCGATGAGGCAGGCCTCCGTCAGCTCGTAGCGTTTTCGTCCGATGATGCGCACGACGAGCTTCTTCGCTTCGCCCTTGGAATCATCTATCTCGAAAAGGCGGACGGTGTGGAACGAGCGCGGACGCTTCTTTCACACCTCGGCGAGGTCGCTCCAACCCTAGCGGTTTCGTGTCTCCTCGATGCACCCGACATCGCGATGGACGGCGCAACCATCAATCGGCTCGCGCACGGCGTGTGGATCGAGGCGGATCGCGGGCACCACCGCCCGGGCGTCGCCGCGCGGCTTCTTCGTGTGCTCTTCCTCCGCAGCGCTGATCCCGATCGCCTTCTCGTCGCGCTCCTCGCGCGCGGAGAGCACGACCGCCATCGGATGGGATCAGATCTTGCGTTTCGCCTGCTTCTTGAACGGCCCGACGGCCCACTAGCGCCGGAACTTGCCTGGTTGCTCCGCCGTGTGGCGGTGCTCCCCCAGGCGACTCATCGACACCGGGAACCATTTGCGCCTTTCTCCGTTCAAGGTGTCGCGCGGCTGTTGTTGGCAGAGGCGGGTAGCGGCAGTCCAGCCGACAACGTCGAAGCACTCGCAACGCTTCTCGGGCGGCATCATTGGGCGGGTGACGCTTCCGATGACGAGCGAACGGCAGACAAGCGGGCGAAGCATGTCCTGCTCAACGCATTGCGGTCGGGCGACGGAGCAAGCGTTGGTGCGCGACTCGAATCGCTCCTGACAACTAAAGGGTCCGGGTTTGACCGGACCGCCGTTGCGCGGCTCATGATGGAGGCGAGAGCGCCGGCCACGCCTCTCGTCATAGATGTCCTCGTCAATGCGCTCGACGAGGCGCCGGAGCGGGATGCCGTCAGCGAAGGTCTTTCGACCTGGATGGCTGATCCCGGATCGGATTCCGTCGTTCGCTACGGACTAGAGAAGGGGTTTCACAATGGCAATCAGGCGGTGCGACGCGCGTGCGCACGTCTTCTCGGTCGGGTAGATCTCCCGCTCCCGCCGGAGGCAAGCCGATCCGGGAATGATGAGGAGGAGAAGCAACGCGTTGGGGAGATTCTCAGGTTGTTGGACGACGCTGGCACGCAGGGGGAGGCCCTCACATTGCTCGAAGATGAGCTGTGGGACGAGAATTTGCCCGTCGCGTGGCAGGCGGCACTCGCGCTCGCCACCGCCGGCCGATTCGAAACACCGGGCCTTGCACACGCGTTAGTGCGGGTGGGGTTTGCCTGGGACCTCCGACAAAGGATCGCGGTTCAGTACGTCCGTCAGATGCTGCGTGATCCTCGCTCGGCACGCGCGACGCGCGCGGCGATTCTAGAGAGTCTTGAAAGCTCACACAGCGGAACCGCCGCGACGTCTGCGTTCCTCCTCCTCGAAACGGAAGGCGTGGACTTGGGAACGAATCTGCCGCACATCCTCCAAGCGGCGCTCCGCGAAACAGCGCGTCTCGATGACACCATCCCGCACCTTCAGCGCCTCTTGAGGAGCGACAATGCAGAAGAAACTGCAGCCGTTCTCACCAGCTATCTCAGTTCCACAACGAATCTCGATAGTGCGGTCGCGGGACGCCTCGCGATCCTCTTGGCCGACGAGGGAGCGAGCGGCTCGTGGACTCTCGCACGTGAGTTAGTGCTTCATGGTGCGGGCACTGAGTCTACACGCCCTCAGGCGAACGTGCACCTTCGTACGATGCTTGACGACCACTCGGTTTCATCGGAAGTCAGGCGTGCGCTCTCGGAGGGGCTAAAATCGAGCGACAGTCGGGTCGCGTGGAACGCGGCACGTCTTCTTTGTGAACGCGAAAGTTTTTTCGAGGAGCATCTCCCTGATGTTCTTGTTCGCGCGGGTCTTGGTCACCACGAACGCACGGAGCGAACGGCCGCTCACCAATGGCTCTGCAAGATGTTGGCACGTCCGCGACTCGCCAAGCGTACGCGGAAGGCCCTTCAGGACGGCATCGAAGACGCGCTGAACCGGGGCCGGCAGTACGGGAAGAACTACGAACTCGCGTGGGAGGCGGCAAGCTGCCTCGTGTCTGCGACCGTGATGGAAGCGGACAATCTCCCCGAGGCGGTGATTGTTGGCGGTTTCGCCGAACTGACCCGGCACGAGCATGTGATGGCCCTGCTTCGGAAGCTGTGTGCGGCGAAGCCGGAGCTCGCCGCGGACATCGAGGAAACCCTTCGGGAGTCGCTCCGGGCGGAGGACACGACCGTGCGATGGGGAGCCGCCACCGCCATCCTTGAGATCTTTCCTGAAACAGTGTCGGAGAGTGCGCGGCTCGTCATCGAACGTCGGGAACATCGTCACGACGAGAGTGACGACGATGAAGATGCGTCCAAGAAGTCCGAAGCGTTCCTTGCTTCATTGACGCGCGTTCTCCTGCAGCAGTCCCGAGAGAACGCGGCCGCGCACCGGCACCTCGAACGACTGCTAGCGTCGACGGACGACGGCCCGGCGATTCGCCTCGGACTCATCACGCTCCTCGAACAGAAGGATCGCGATGATGCCGACTGTGATGCCGTTGCTCTCGGTGCTGCTGAGTGTCTAGTGAAGATCGACAGGTACGAGACGAAACACATTGCGACCGCCGTCGTGAAGGGCCCCCTGGGGCGGGATCCACTTCACGTAGACGCTGCGCGTCTCCTCGACACGCTGCGTGCCAATCCATCCACGGCGGGACTCGTCGCGGACGCGCTCGGCACCGCTCTGTGGTCCGATGATGGACGCGTGGCTGGTGCCGCGGCGGAGTATCTCGTGCGTCGCGGTGAGTCGGATTTCCCAGGTGTTGCGCGCGGCCTTGTACGGGCACGCGCCGATCATCACCGACGCAGGTGGGACCCCGAGGCGCACGTTCAGGCGTTCCTGCGCGACAGCCGTATGCGCCAGAGTGTTCTCGATGCTTTAGGCGCCGCAGTCTTTGATGACGACGAGGAGACGAGCTACGATACCGCGCGTCTGCTACTCGGCGCCGGCGGTCGTCTCTCCGATCGAATCCTAGACGTGCTCGATCGGAAAGCCCGTGTGGACGCGCCGCTCGGGCCACTTGCGCTACTGGCGACGACCGGCCAGGTGGACAATGCGCGGCGCCTCGCGGAAGGTCGCGGCATGCGAGATCTTGTCGCGGTCTTAGGGCGAGAGTCCGTGTGA